A genomic segment from Rhizoctonia solani chromosome 11, complete sequence encodes:
- a CDS encoding major facilitator superfamily transporter: MSFRHHIAFGVFICEKVDESGTSGPYNASVGSHTLDEGKANTHLVGGSVSSQDQVGQSVSVLVSLVIISPTVTHTDTLSALPGRMIAPGLPEIAHAFGITNSTVAALTLSIFILAYAIGPLFVTPLSEVYGRSWPLHLSNIFFLVFNLACAWAPDTASLIVFRFFAGIGGSAPLTIGAGSIADLFHERDRAVAMSLFSLGPLMGPIIGPIAGGFITQNVGYPWVFKIISIVAGIATIFGIPLLQETYAPVLKRRYGYQDSGPSGSLGEVLSENLRRPLRLLMRSMICFSLSLYMAIIYGLLYLMFVTFPTLFASVYGWGPGIAGLAYLGLGIGFMFAAVIGSRLMNTLYLKLSERNGGQGKPEYRIPPMLFGTVLIVIGLFWYGWTAHVKAHYILPIIGSGIFGAGMMFCFMPIQLYLVDSFTYAASAIAAATFLRSLFGFAFPLFGIAIVVGVPFPMWIYFKGEQMRARNPLNR, encoded by the exons ATGTCATTCAGACACCATATTGCCTTTGGGGTATTTATATG CGAAAAGGTTGATGAGAGCGGTACGTCGGGCCCTTATAATGCGTCTGTAGGCTCGCACACGCTGGATGAGGGGAAAGCCAATACCCATCTAGTCGGGGGGAGTGTTTCTTCGCAAGACCAGGTTGGTCAG TCCGTTAGCGTCCTCGTGAGTCTTGTTATTATATCGCCTACAGTAACGCATACCGATACCTTATCTGCACTCCCGGGTAGAATGATAGCGCCTGGTCTCCCAGAGATAGCTCACGCATTCGGTATTACAAACTCAACAGTAGCAGCTCTCACTCTGAGTATATTCATCCTCGCATAC GCTATTGGTCCTCTTTTTGTTACACCGCTTTCGGAAG TTTACGGTCGTAGTTGGCCACTGCATCTTTCCAACATCTTCTTTTTGGTATTTAACCTGGCCTGCGCCTGGGCTCCCGATACCGCCTCACTTATTGTTTTCCGTTTCTTTG CTGGAATAGGAGGATCTGCGCCTCTCACAATCGGCGCAGGTTCCATAGCGGATCTATTTCACGAACGAGACCGGGCGGTTGCCATGTCGCTCTTTTCTCTAGGTCCCCTTATGGGTCCAATTATTGGTCCG ATTGCAGGGGGATTTATCACCCAGAATGTTGGATATCCGTGGGTATTCAAAATCATCTCAATTGTAGCCGGTATCGCGACCATTTTTGGGATTCCTTTACTGCAAGAGACATACGCGCCTGTCTTGAA GCGGCGGTATGGATATCAAGATTCGGGCCCAAGTGGCTCCTTAGGCGAGGTTCTCTCAGAGAACCTTCGTCGGCCACTGCGGTTATTGATGAGAAGCATGATCTGCTTCTCACTGAGTCTATACATGGCTAT AATTTATG GACTTCTTTATCT TATGTTTGTCACCTTTCCGACGCTGTTTGCTAGCGTCTACGGCTGGGGCCCGGGAATTGCTGGGCTA GCATACCTTGGGCTTGGCATCGGGTTTATGTTCGCGGCAGTGATAGGCTCACGGTTAATGAATACCCTGTACCTGAAA CTTTCTGAAAGAAACGGGGGTCAAGGTAAACCAGAGTACCGTATACCACCGATGCTTTTTGGAACTGTACTCATAGTTATTGGGTTGTT TTGGTATGGATGGACGGCCCACGTCAAGGCTCACTACATATTGCCCATTATCGGGTCGGGAATCTTTGGCGCTGGAATGATGTTCTGTTT CATGCCGATTCAATTATATCTGGTCGATTCCTTCACATATGCTGCCAGTGCCATTGCGGCTGCAACGTTTCTCCGTTCCTTATTTGGTTTTGCATTTCCACTTTTTG GGATTGCGATCGTGGTTGGGGTACCATTCCCAATGTGGATCTACTTCAAGGGAGAACAAATGAGAGCACGCAATCCTCTCAACCGATAG